The uncultured Cohaesibacter sp. genome window below encodes:
- the citG gene encoding triphosphoribosyl-dephospho-CoA synthase CitG, with amino-acid sequence MDKTTRLAVPEDAACAASDGMEADGSCSPVLPQFPFSLPRLSSVEPLGRPVSGGEELADRLAHLVHEALVIEATLTPKPGLVDGRNDGAHKDMTLATFLASAAALRPHLAAFVTAGVKAAFEPAADALLPLRAQGIVCEEAMNTATAGVNTHKGGIFAFGLLLGAAGRCHGRGGALTVEALCAEVALLADGLVGKELACRRRTASTAGEYIYRRYGLTGARGEAESGFALARHCALPAYLAARRRGQDGETALLAALLELLIHNRDTNLVARGGIDGLTFVRNEAVRLKRLGGVSSPDFIARLMALDEAMIDRNLSPGGSADLLAVTWFLAQLGSFGLDGRGGLA; translated from the coding sequence ATGGACAAGACCACAAGGCTGGCCGTGCCTGAGGATGCCGCCTGCGCAGCGTCTGATGGCATGGAGGCGGACGGGAGCTGTTCCCCCGTCCTGCCGCAGTTTCCTTTCTCCCTGCCGAGGCTATCCTCGGTCGAGCCTCTGGGAAGGCCCGTATCGGGGGGAGAGGAACTGGCGGATCGCCTTGCGCATCTTGTCCATGAGGCGCTCGTCATCGAGGCAACCCTCACGCCCAAACCGGGGCTTGTCGACGGGCGCAACGATGGCGCCCACAAGGATATGACGCTGGCGACCTTTCTTGCCAGCGCCGCTGCCCTGAGGCCACATCTGGCGGCATTCGTCACGGCGGGGGTCAAGGCTGCCTTCGAGCCTGCAGCCGATGCGCTGCTGCCGCTTCGGGCACAGGGTATTGTCTGCGAAGAGGCCATGAATACGGCGACAGCTGGTGTCAACACTCACAAGGGCGGCATCTTTGCCTTCGGCCTTTTGCTTGGCGCCGCGGGCCGCTGTCATGGGCGTGGCGGCGCCCTCACGGTCGAGGCTCTGTGTGCCGAGGTGGCGCTGCTTGCCGATGGTCTTGTCGGCAAGGAACTGGCCTGCCGCCGCAGAACGGCTAGTACGGCAGGGGAATATATTTACCGGCGATACGGTCTCACCGGTGCCCGAGGCGAGGCCGAGAGCGGCTTTGCACTGGCCCGGCATTGTGCGCTTCCCGCCTATCTGGCAGCAAGACGGAGAGGGCAGGATGGCGAAACAGCACTGCTTGCAGCCCTGCTGGAGCTTCTCATCCACAACAGGGATACCAATCTGGTGGCCCGTGGCGGAATTGATGGTCTGACTTTTGTGCGCAACGAGGCGGTGCGGTTGAAGCGCCTTGGCGGCGTTTCATCGCCCGACTTCATAGCCCGCTTGATGGCGCTGGACGAGGCGATGATCGACCGCAACCTCAGTCCGGGCGGTAGCGCTGATCTGCTTGCCGTCACATGGTTTCTGGCCCAGCTCGGCTCCTTCGGTCTTGATGGCCGGGGAGGGCTGGCGTGA
- the citX gene encoding citrate lyase holo-[acyl-carrier protein] synthase — protein sequence MVDLEGWLVGDEVALPAMLAAREARVRRREDGLAHYRQPTLTLSVVMSGPVKLCPLTSLLFDEALKAVPQAFAAHGIAFEKLWSGSPATGPEALFTVDTDGEDLKRAMVALEETHPLGRLWDLDVHGSDGRSISRRDLGLAPRRCLICEEAAHACARSRRHGLEDVWATMVRFVCVWQEEAEKGANFSS from the coding sequence ATGGTGGACCTTGAAGGCTGGCTTGTCGGTGATGAGGTTGCGCTTCCGGCCATGCTGGCTGCACGCGAAGCCCGGGTGCGTCGGCGTGAGGACGGCCTGGCCCATTATCGTCAGCCAACCCTCACACTGTCCGTGGTCATGTCCGGCCCGGTGAAGCTCTGTCCGCTCACCAGCCTGCTGTTTGACGAGGCCCTGAAGGCTGTGCCGCAGGCATTTGCGGCGCACGGTATCGCGTTCGAGAAGCTCTGGAGCGGAAGCCCCGCCACCGGCCCGGAGGCGCTGTTCACCGTCGATACCGATGGGGAGGATCTCAAACGAGCCATGGTCGCTCTTGAAGAGACCCATCCGCTGGGGCGACTGTGGGATCTGGATGTGCATGGATCGGACGGTCGCAGCATTTCCCGCCGCGACCTTGGTCTTGCCCCGCGACGCTGCCTTATCTGTGAGGAAGCCGCTCACGCCTGCGCACGATCACGACGCCATGGGCTCGAAGATGTCTGGGCGACGATGGTCCGGTTTGTCTGCGTCTGGCAGGAAGAGGCAGAAAAAGGCGCTAACTTTTCATCTTAG
- a CDS encoding alpha/beta hydrolase, with protein MIKKLTDPEVLKALEAHAEQFDFILVPGFKNSGPEHWQSFWEREIELFHRIEQSKWEQRDIVLWIDAIGRMLAKRKRPAILIGHSLGALASSCVIARGDLDIVGGMFVAPAEPMRFAAEDRVPHQKLPVPTVVVASHNDKLISFGRAKSLADGWGADFIDVGEAGHINSEAGFGRWPYGLTILKELADRIVASQKAD; from the coding sequence TTGATTAAGAAATTGACGGATCCTGAGGTTCTCAAAGCACTCGAGGCCCACGCGGAACAGTTCGACTTCATTCTCGTGCCCGGTTTCAAGAACAGCGGCCCGGAGCATTGGCAGAGCTTCTGGGAACGGGAAATCGAATTGTTTCACAGGATTGAACAGAGCAAATGGGAACAGCGCGACATCGTGCTGTGGATCGACGCCATCGGGCGGATGCTGGCCAAGCGCAAGCGCCCGGCGATTCTCATCGGGCATTCCCTTGGTGCGCTGGCCTCATCCTGTGTCATCGCCAGGGGTGATCTCGATATTGTTGGCGGCATGTTTGTGGCACCTGCCGAGCCGATGCGCTTTGCAGCCGAAGACCGAGTGCCCCATCAGAAGCTGCCGGTGCCGACGGTGGTGGTTGCCAGCCACAATGACAAGCTGATTTCCTTTGGCCGTGCCAAGTCGTTGGCCGATGGCTGGGGTGCCGACTTCATCGATGTTGGTGAAGCCGGCCACATCAATTCCGAGGCAGGCTTTGGCCGCTGGCCCTATGGGCTGACAATCCTCAAGGAACTGGCTGACCGTATCGTCGCGAGCCAGAAGGCCGACTGA
- a CDS encoding ABC transporter substrate-binding protein, whose protein sequence is MMVRAHHKGMIARWRAVVTVVAVLLCSVLSQAARAQDRTAIDIWSTTDTAAFQSLIRAFEQANPDISVSYHEVTTNELYDHVITARERRDSKIDLVISSAMDLQVKLVNEGLASPFSADKAGSTPLWAQWRNELYGFTYEPIVLVYNKAAFEGYPLPRTHSDLADLLINNLPTFEGKVGTYDAASSGAGYLFFTQDAIQSDKIFRVIEALSRAKMRTYGFTSAILDAVASGNLILGYNVIGTYALELASRDPNVGIFQFEDYTIVMSRTAFIYKYSNKRAEAERFMEYLLSDAGQQKMAQDTSLIPIAPDQRRLKLPQNSTNAYLPIKMGIALLTYQDTLKRRYFLDVWNSLFKKPESE, encoded by the coding sequence ATGATGGTTAGAGCTCACCACAAGGGGATGATTGCCAGATGGCGTGCCGTGGTAACGGTCGTTGCCGTGCTGCTCTGCAGCGTTCTCTCTCAAGCAGCTCGGGCTCAGGACAGGACTGCAATCGACATCTGGAGCACAACCGACACAGCCGCCTTTCAAAGCCTGATCCGCGCCTTTGAGCAGGCCAATCCCGACATTTCGGTCTCCTATCACGAAGTGACGACCAATGAACTCTATGACCATGTCATCACAGCAAGGGAACGCCGGGACAGCAAGATCGACCTGGTGATCAGTTCGGCCATGGACCTGCAGGTCAAGCTGGTGAACGAGGGACTTGCCTCCCCCTTCAGTGCCGACAAGGCAGGCTCGACACCGCTATGGGCACAATGGCGCAACGAGCTTTACGGCTTCACCTATGAGCCGATCGTGCTGGTCTACAACAAGGCCGCCTTCGAGGGCTATCCGCTGCCCCGCACCCATTCGGACCTTGCCGATCTGTTGATCAACAACCTGCCAACCTTCGAGGGCAAGGTCGGCACCTATGATGCGGCCTCATCCGGTGCTGGCTATCTGTTTTTCACACAGGATGCGATCCAGAGTGACAAGATCTTCCGGGTCATCGAGGCTCTGAGCCGAGCCAAGATGCGAACCTATGGCTTCACATCGGCGATTCTGGATGCTGTGGCGTCGGGCAACCTCATCCTTGGCTATAATGTGATTGGAACCTATGCGCTGGAGCTGGCTTCCCGCGACCCGAATGTCGGCATCTTCCAGTTTGAAGACTACACAATCGTCATGTCGCGTACCGCCTTCATCTACAAATATTCGAACAAGCGGGCAGAGGCGGAGCGCTTCATGGAATATCTGCTGTCGGACGCAGGCCAGCAAAAGATGGCGCAGGATACCTCGCTGATCCCGATCGCACCGGACCAGCGGCGGCTCAAGTTGCCGCAGAATTCCACCAACGCCTACCTGCCCATCAAGATGGGGATTGCACTGCTGACCTATCAGGATACGTTGAAGCGGCGGTATTTTCTTGATGTCTGGAACAGTCTTTTCAAAAAGCCTGAATCCGAGTGA
- a CDS encoding sensor histidine kinase → MRQSAKRLTQKSMRHRLILSMGAGFLAILTVICIGLWGYAQQAANESYDRLLHGAALAILERANLTSGEVRVDIPYSAFEILGLAKQDRVFYRIFTQDNETITASHDLRPAANYKPSERPVYWDDAYSGETVRFMQQARFLTGDARSLWLIVEFGQTCIARHDMVADLFWRGFAVALFITVVGLLFVWIAINRALHPLIDVEQNLRQRDISDFTPLPVTPPREVASLILSINGFISRLKNNLDHSQIFIADVTHQIRTALSALQGQLELASKEQDPDMRQGRVDKAERQSRKTIHLTNQLLAHAMVIHRADQKIVSDIHLGDLIKTVLQSLLREHMKSDIDFSVSIAPEIEDGGPDADLIAGDVISMREALSNVIDNAIKHGPASNKIDISLFAKTGKRLNQLILQVDDAGPGIPEDKREKVLERFYTTEAASEGSGLGLSIVDEVIRSHRARLQLGDSALGGLSVRMIFSRKPGDT, encoded by the coding sequence ATGAGACAGTCCGCCAAGCGCCTCACGCAGAAGTCCATGCGCCACCGGCTCATCCTGAGCATGGGGGCCGGGTTTCTGGCCATCCTGACGGTGATATGCATCGGGCTATGGGGCTATGCGCAACAGGCGGCAAACGAATCCTATGACCGACTGCTGCATGGAGCGGCACTGGCGATTCTGGAGCGCGCCAACCTGACGTCGGGCGAAGTGCGGGTGGACATTCCCTATTCGGCCTTCGAGATCCTCGGCCTTGCCAAGCAGGACCGCGTTTTCTATCGGATCTTCACCCAGGACAACGAGACCATTACAGCCTCGCACGATCTGCGCCCGGCGGCCAATTACAAGCCCAGCGAGCGGCCGGTCTATTGGGATGATGCCTATAGCGGCGAGACGGTCCGCTTCATGCAGCAGGCCCGTTTCCTCACGGGAGATGCCCGTTCGCTCTGGCTGATCGTCGAATTCGGGCAGACCTGCATCGCGCGACACGATATGGTGGCCGATCTTTTCTGGCGCGGGTTCGCCGTGGCGCTGTTCATCACGGTGGTCGGACTGCTGTTTGTCTGGATCGCCATCAACCGGGCCCTGCATCCTCTGATCGACGTGGAACAGAATCTGCGTCAGAGGGATATTTCCGACTTCACGCCCTTGCCCGTGACCCCGCCTCGCGAGGTGGCCAGCCTGATCCTGTCGATCAACGGCTTCATATCGCGCCTGAAGAACAATCTGGACCATTCCCAGATCTTCATCGCCGACGTGACCCATCAGATCCGCACGGCTCTCTCCGCCCTGCAGGGGCAACTGGAGCTCGCCAGCAAGGAGCAGGATCCCGACATGCGGCAGGGACGGGTGGACAAGGCAGAGCGGCAGAGCCGCAAGACCATTCACCTGACCAACCAGCTTCTCGCCCACGCGATGGTGATCCATCGGGCTGATCAGAAGATCGTATCCGACATTCACCTTGGCGATCTCATCAAGACCGTCTTGCAGTCCCTGCTCAGGGAACACATGAAATCGGACATCGACTTTTCGGTTTCCATCGCCCCGGAGATCGAGGACGGCGGCCCGGATGCCGACCTCATTGCCGGCGACGTGATCTCCATGCGCGAGGCGCTCAGCAACGTCATCGACAATGCCATCAAGCATGGCCCCGCCAGCAACAAGATCGATATCTCGCTGTTCGCCAAGACCGGCAAGAGGCTCAACCAGCTCATCCTGCAGGTGGATGACGCCGGCCCGGGCATTCCGGAGGACAAGCGGGAGAAGGTCCTGGAGCGCTTCTACACCACGGAAGCCGCCTCCGAGGGCTCGGGACTTGGCCTCAGCATTGTGGACGAGGTCATACGCAGCCACAGGGCACGCCTGCAACTGGGGGATTCCGCTCTGGGAGGCCTCAGTGTGCGCATGATTTTCTCGAGAAAGCCGGGGGACACATGA
- a CDS encoding response regulator transcription factor: protein MRVLFVEDNMALAETVVERFRKEGHVIDHESDGDEADYILRHKQFDLVLLDINLPGRNGFELLRSIRARNLDTPVLVLSARSEIDDRVVGLDAGADDYMTKPFDFRELIARCRALARRKSGLARNLFKAGNLTFDWGTKLANVDGQDIELRNKEVQLFELFLTNPDRVLTKEEIADKIYNFDEAPSFNAIEQTITRLRKKLDGSPFMIKTIRGLGYIGHIDES, encoded by the coding sequence ATGCGCGTACTTTTTGTCGAAGATAACATGGCGCTGGCGGAAACCGTCGTCGAGCGCTTCCGCAAGGAAGGCCACGTGATCGATCACGAAAGTGACGGGGACGAGGCGGACTATATCCTGCGTCACAAGCAATTCGATCTCGTCCTGCTGGATATCAACCTGCCCGGACGCAACGGCTTCGAACTGTTGCGCTCCATTCGAGCGCGCAATCTCGACACGCCGGTTCTGGTGCTTTCGGCCCGGTCGGAAATCGATGATCGCGTGGTCGGGCTGGATGCCGGTGCCGACGACTACATGACCAAGCCATTCGACTTCCGTGAACTGATTGCCCGTTGCCGGGCGTTGGCACGGCGCAAGTCAGGCCTTGCCCGCAATTTGTTCAAGGCAGGCAATCTCACCTTCGACTGGGGCACGAAGCTGGCCAATGTTGATGGTCAGGACATCGAGCTGCGTAACAAGGAGGTGCAGCTGTTCGAGCTGTTCCTGACCAATCCGGATCGCGTTCTAACCAAGGAAGAGATCGCGGACAAGATCTACAATTTCGATGAAGCGCCAAGTTTCAATGCCATCGAACAGACCATCACGCGCCTGCGCAAGAAGCTGGATGGATCGCCCTTCATGATCAAGACGATCCGCGGGCTCGGCTATATCGGCCATATCGATGAGAGCTGA
- the amt gene encoding ammonium transporter, which produces MTGAAYASDASTLRADIDLTWVMSAAALVMFMQVGFLMLEAGMVRSKNSINVAQKNLLDFVFSVAAFTVVGFMIAFGRSYGVIGLDWRYFGLQQLTSHEAAFFVFQIMFCGTAATIVSGAVAERIRLSSYVLASVFLSAIIFPVYAHWVWGSALFPNEGAFLANMGFIDFAGSSVVHSTGGWVSLAGCLLLGPRDGRFDAKGNPVRLAGHSPVLATTGALLLFIGWLGFNGGSTLTASENVAYIILNTVLAGGFGTIAGFSLGYFQDGHYLPEKSLAGLIGGLVAVTAGCAVLTPLGAIVIGTLGGLVAVIANRILETRWKIDDAVGAIGAHGFAGLIGTVGLALLAPAHLFEHGRQYQILIQMLGAGLNFVVSFGLGFLCFWFLKRFLRLRASREEELVGLNIAEHATRIGVGHVEEAMEKLLSGQSGFSQRLPAVAGDEAENLTSLFNNLMVNLEAEHNKLSELEMLKAQSEESERIAALSNATFEGIAIHHNGMVIDGNRQIAELLDYSLDEVIGKNIMQFADEKHRGRIERSIAENCVEPYEAVLLSKTGERIPVAIRGRMINYRGRDVRISCFVDLRERKAAEEHIRIMAQHDALTGVANRSLFNTQLENAVRTATEQRAIALILIDLDRFKNVNDVYGHPAGDIVIKETAARLKAIAGVNDSVARLGGDEFAIIQRNILFTNQAADTGHRIVNELSRPIQIDENTSVLIGASVGIALSPEHAKDAETIFSRADIALYHSKNTGRNISNLYRSGLNKLMEKRRALQASLEKALKNDEFELYYQPRVDARTLEINSYEVLLRWNHPKKGVISPGEFIPVAEASGLIVGIDAWVFRRACEDAAKHLKGYRISVNISPLAFLQRDFVKSIQTMLEQTGAIPEQIELELTESMLIEDDERGLAVMKQLKALGLALALDDFGTGYSSLSYLSKYPFDTIKIDRNFVVALGQEKSATAIMKVIIGLGKGLGMDIVAEGVETLEEAAFLREHECDQLQGYLISRPVPIESIMRKVPEEARRAILTAERDLQADRQVAALRSLDRSKDHTRDGETGDDHDTSGDDHAFAHR; this is translated from the coding sequence TTGACGGGGGCTGCTTATGCTTCCGACGCATCAACGCTCAGGGCTGATATCGATCTGACGTGGGTCATGTCGGCGGCAGCCCTTGTGATGTTCATGCAGGTCGGCTTCCTGATGCTGGAAGCCGGAATGGTGCGGTCCAAGAACTCCATCAACGTGGCGCAGAAGAACCTGCTCGATTTCGTTTTCTCGGTGGCTGCCTTTACCGTCGTGGGCTTCATGATTGCCTTCGGACGTTCCTATGGTGTGATCGGGCTCGACTGGCGCTATTTTGGCCTCCAGCAACTGACCTCGCACGAGGCTGCCTTTTTTGTCTTCCAGATCATGTTCTGCGGCACGGCTGCGACGATCGTTTCCGGCGCGGTTGCCGAACGGATCCGGCTGTCTTCCTATGTTCTGGCGTCTGTCTTCCTGTCGGCGATCATCTTTCCCGTTTATGCCCACTGGGTTTGGGGCAGTGCGCTCTTTCCCAATGAAGGTGCCTTTCTGGCCAACATGGGCTTCATCGATTTTGCCGGGTCTTCGGTTGTTCACTCGACGGGCGGCTGGGTGTCACTGGCGGGCTGCCTCCTGCTTGGCCCGCGTGACGGGCGTTTCGATGCCAAGGGTAACCCCGTGCGTCTTGCCGGCCACAGCCCTGTTCTGGCAACCACTGGCGCGTTGCTGCTGTTCATCGGTTGGCTCGGTTTCAATGGCGGCTCGACGCTGACGGCCAGCGAAAATGTCGCCTATATCATCCTCAATACCGTTCTCGCAGGCGGCTTTGGTACCATCGCCGGATTCAGTCTCGGGTATTTCCAGGACGGCCACTATCTGCCAGAGAAGTCTCTTGCGGGTCTCATCGGTGGTCTGGTTGCCGTGACTGCCGGCTGTGCCGTTCTCACGCCACTAGGCGCGATTGTCATCGGTACACTTGGCGGTCTGGTCGCTGTCATCGCCAACCGCATATTGGAAACCCGTTGGAAGATTGATGACGCGGTGGGGGCAATCGGGGCGCATGGCTTTGCCGGGCTGATCGGAACCGTGGGTCTTGCCTTGCTGGCTCCCGCCCATCTGTTCGAACACGGTCGCCAGTACCAGATCCTGATCCAGATGCTCGGGGCAGGTCTCAATTTCGTTGTCAGCTTCGGGCTCGGCTTCCTCTGCTTCTGGTTCCTCAAACGCTTCCTGCGTCTGCGTGCCAGCCGTGAAGAGGAATTGGTCGGCCTCAACATTGCCGAACATGCAACGCGCATCGGTGTCGGTCATGTCGAAGAAGCGATGGAAAAGCTGCTCTCCGGCCAAAGCGGGTTCTCGCAGCGATTGCCGGCCGTAGCCGGTGACGAAGCCGAGAATCTGACCAGTCTGTTCAACAATCTCATGGTCAATCTCGAGGCTGAGCACAACAAGCTGAGCGAGCTGGAAATGCTCAAGGCGCAGTCGGAAGAATCCGAACGCATCGCCGCCCTGTCGAATGCCACATTCGAAGGCATCGCCATCCACCACAATGGCATGGTGATCGACGGCAATCGCCAGATCGCGGAATTGCTCGACTACAGCCTTGACGAGGTCATTGGCAAGAACATCATGCAGTTTGCCGATGAAAAGCATCGCGGACGCATCGAGCGCTCGATTGCCGAAAACTGCGTTGAACCCTATGAAGCCGTGCTGCTGTCCAAAACCGGAGAGCGGATTCCCGTTGCCATCCGTGGCCGCATGATCAACTACCGGGGGCGGGATGTTCGCATTTCCTGTTTCGTTGACCTGAGGGAACGCAAGGCAGCGGAAGAACACATCCGTATCATGGCCCAACATGACGCGCTGACCGGTGTTGCCAACCGGTCGCTGTTCAACACCCAGCTGGAAAATGCCGTCAGAACCGCTACAGAACAGCGCGCCATAGCCCTGATCCTCATCGATCTTGACCGCTTCAAGAACGTCAACGACGTCTATGGCCATCCGGCCGGAGATATCGTCATCAAGGAAACAGCGGCGCGCCTCAAGGCAATCGCCGGGGTCAATGACAGTGTCGCCCGTCTTGGTGGTGATGAATTTGCAATCATCCAGCGCAATATCCTCTTCACCAACCAGGCCGCCGATACCGGGCACCGGATTGTCAACGAATTGTCGCGACCGATCCAGATCGACGAAAACACGTCCGTTCTGATCGGTGCCAGCGTCGGCATAGCCCTCAGCCCGGAACATGCCAAGGACGCAGAGACCATCTTCTCTCGTGCCGACATCGCGCTCTATCATTCCAAGAACACTGGCCGCAACATCTCCAATCTCTATCGCTCTGGCCTCAACAAGCTGATGGAGAAACGGCGCGCACTGCAGGCCAGCCTTGAAAAAGCGCTCAAGAACGACGAGTTCGAGCTCTACTATCAGCCGCGGGTCGATGCCAGAACGCTGGAAATCAATTCCTATGAAGTCCTGTTGCGCTGGAACCATCCGAAAAAGGGCGTCATCAGCCCCGGTGAATTCATCCCGGTCGCAGAAGCCAGCGGCCTGATCGTCGGCATCGATGCCTGGGTCTTCCGCCGCGCCTGCGAAGATGCTGCCAAGCACCTCAAAGGCTATCGGATCAGCGTCAACATCAGCCCGCTCGCCTTCCTGCAGCGAGACTTCGTGAAGTCGATCCAGACGATGCTTGAACAAACCGGTGCAATACCAGAGCAGATCGAGCTGGAACTGACGGAGAGCATGCTCATCGAGGATGACGAGCGCGGACTTGCCGTCATGAAGCAGCTCAAGGCGCTCGGGCTGGCTCTGGCATTGGATGACTTCGGCACCGGCTATTCGTCGCTGTCCTACCTGTCCAAATATCCGTTCGATACCATCAAGATCGACCGCAACTTCGTTGTGGCACTCGGTCAGGAGAAAAGCGCGACGGCGATCATGAAGGTTATCATTGGCCTGGGCAAGGGCCTCGGCATGGACATTGTGGCCGAAGGCGTCGAGACTCTTGAAGAGGCTGCATTCCTTCGCGAGCATGAATGCGACCAGCTGCAGGGCTACCTGATCAGTCGGCCAGTTCCCATCGAAAGCATCATGCGCAAAGTGCCGGAGGAAGCGCGTAGGGCAATCCTGACAGCAGAACGGGACTTGCAGGCCGACCGACAGGTCGCCGCCCTGAGATCGCTGGATCGATCAAAGGACCACACCAGGGATGGTGAAACTGGAGACGATCATGACACCTCCGGCGATGATCACGCATTTGCCCATCGCTGA